In Setaria viridis chromosome 5, Setaria_viridis_v4.0, whole genome shotgun sequence, the genomic stretch TCCTACCAAAATCATGGCATGGTTTCATTACAGACCAAAACATTTAGGTTTATGATGAGTTCTTCAAATGAAGCACCTCACTATTCACCGCAATCTTTATTTGGTTCTAATGTTTTGAGCTAGTTTTATATAGAAAAAACAACATGGTAAAACTAAATTTGGCATGGATAAAAGCTCCTTAAGCAAGCACTAAAACTATTTTAAcctatttattttttataaaaaggaCCAACTGCAATGTAATTCGATTATCTAGTGACCGACATGCACTATTCTAATATAATTTTTGTTCTGCAAGGTAATGGCGATTGGAGATGGAGAAAATGACATAGAAATGCTGCAACTGGCTTCGTTTGGTGTTGCTCTTGCAAATGGATCTGAGAAGACTAAAGCAGTGGCAAACGTGATTGGCGCCACTAATGATGAAGATGGAGTTGCACAGGCTATTTATGAATATGTCTTCTAACAGCCAAGAAGTCACTTAGGACTGGAACTGGATTAATTTCAGCTCTTTTTGATTCCCCATTTTTCCTGGATTCAACACAGAACAAGTAGTTCCAATCACACACGATTCTGGAGTGTGATCTTACTCGGGCTAGAATTTTTGAAATTGTTAGCTGTaagacatttttttttgttggcagGCATTGAAATTCAGCTCTGCCTTCCCTTTTTCcacaaaaaaacaagaaaaaaggaAATTAAGCTCTGCCTACTCTTGATTGGAATATATAATCGAATTGCTATTTGTCTCAAATTTGTAATTAAGTATTCCTTTTGAACGCCACTTTGTTCCTCTTAACTTTGGCCCCAAATAACCATGTTACTCTTTATAAAAAAGACAAGTTACTTGGATCTGGTGATATAATTAAGAATTCAGATATGCAGGCAAATATGTACAGCCCTTTCTTAACCGCAGTACAGTGTAACAGTTATTTACAAGAATCGATGTCTCGTGAACAAAACGAAAGGAGATCCTCTATTGACTGCAGAGGAGGAAAACCTCTTACATCTGAGACAGGCCAATACGCTTGTCAACAAAATccctcaaagaaaaaaaaagaacagagctGAAACCCTGGACAGAAACGTTTCAGACTTCAGTGATGTCTAGAGCCTACTGATGGTATCCACCCTTGTTTACAGGGATTGGGGGAGGTCTATAGAGCATGTTGTTGCTGTTGTTCCGAGACGCCAGATTTGCGCAAGAACCTCCGGAGGGCTTCTTGGCTATTCCCCTGCTGTTAGGGCCAGGCATGTGACACTCCTGCTCTTCATCTAATGCTAGATAGCTCCTCGatggcttgatcttcttgtaGGGGGTCTCTTTCTTGCGTAGATCTTCCAGGCATCTCACCTCAGACATACACGCGAACGACTGAGACTTGCCGTCGTAGAATTTGGATAGCCCTTTCCTGCAGAGGACAACACAAGGTGAGAATTTTTTCCCTTTTAAGGCGTGTAGAAGAAGCATATAGAtgcaaaaggaataaaaaaaaatcgagGAACTTACTTGACTGGGAGTTGTGCCATCATGGACGACAGATCGTAGAGGCTATCGGAGTTCAATCTCCGAACCGACTGCTGCGCCGGGGAGGAAGCCGCCTGCTGCATGAACTGGTGGTCCAGAGCTCcggcgccctcgccgtccgagaactggtcctcgccgtccgagtcGCCGGAGATGGAAGACGATGTCTCGAACAAATCTTCATCGTCGTATTCACGGTACACCGGGAGACCTGTAGCGCCGCTGAATCCGCCCATGCTTTCGACTTGGGGAGATTTCTTGGCCCCAAGAAAACTGCGAGAACAAGTTATGTGTGGtgttttggaatttggatggATGGATATATTCTTCCTCAGCTCCTCTTGCTTCCTCTCTTTCACGACCTTTGCAAGTGCTGAAGAGAAggggtatatatatatagacatatccAAAGCTCTAGCCGATAGCTGGAAGGGGATAATGCTAGGAGCCTTCTTCCAAAAATTCAAACACGGCGTAGTGCGCTTTGACTAGTATAATGCCTGCCATTTGCATTAGTGACATCACCATCTTTCTGCGTCTACATGGCTAATTGTTAGGTTTTTCTAGGACACTGACATGGACCCACCCATGCATGGTTTTAGGTTTCTTCCCAGAATAAAAAAAGGAGGAGTATTTAGAAAAAAGAGTGTGAAAGTTGGTTGGCCACTTCCACATGCCTTTGCCAGATTCTGCAGCTGGTGCCCCCCTGATCTGATCTTATCTTCTCAGTTTGCTGAATGTGACCAGGATTTGTTCGCATATCTCCTTGGCAGGTTGGGCGTGAGCCTGACATGTGGACCACCAATGTTGTGGTGGAGGTGATGCCCCATCGGGCTGATTGTTTATGCCGGAGCCGAGGGACACGCGGCGCACCTTTGTTGGCTTGTCAtcgtcttttctttttccttggtCGCAGGCTAAAGTCGGTGGGGGTGGTCGGGGTACTAGATTGCAGATTTTTCACGGAACCATTTTTGGATATCGTGTCATCTGGGGAAATCATATCGTGATGTTTTTACCCTGATACAAGCTGCCTGAGAAAGGGGGATTTGCATGTTGGTAATGTAGTAGTAATGGCAATCCTGCTTTATATTGATCATAGTCATACAACCACATCAGTCCCTAATTAGCGCCAGGTAATCCTCCAGCTGTCTCCTAGTTTGGAACAGGAGCCCTGTGTACCAAGTTACCAACAGTATGTGTCGAAAACCAGCAGGAATTCGGAGGTTGGCTGCAAATTTACGTAAACTAGACCACATCCCTTAGCTTGCAAGTGTCAATTCTACACTCTGGTGCTGAACCATTTGATTCCCACTCGCCGTGTCGTCTCGGACAAAACGTACAGGAGCAAAAGGTAGAATCCATGGACCAAATAAGAGTAGTAGGTGATGAGTAAACACGTGTATGGTTTTCCGCATCACAACTGTGTTTGCAACTCTATATGGTT encodes the following:
- the LOC117855093 gene encoding uncharacterized protein, which produces MGGFSGATGLPVYREYDDEDLFETSSSISGDSDGEDQFSDGEGAGALDHQFMQQAASSPAQQSVRRLNSDSLYDLSSMMAQLPVKKGLSKFYDGKSQSFACMSEVRCLEDLRKKETPYKKIKPSRSYLALDEEQECHMPGPNSRGIAKKPSGGSCANLASRNNSNNMLYRPPPIPVNKGGYHQ